In the genome of Segatella copri, one region contains:
- a CDS encoding thymidine kinase — protein MTELLYGEAHRPGRIEVVCGSMFSGKTEELIRRMKRASFAKQKVEIFKPAIDTRYSEDNVVSHDQNSIRSTPIESSGSILLLASDIDVVGIDEAQFLDNGLVEVCNELANRGVRVIVAGLDMDFKGVPFGPIPALCAIADEVTKVHAICVKCGALAYVSHRLVKNDKRVLLGEKDEYEPLCRDCYQKAIHNEL, from the coding sequence ATGACAGAATTACTATATGGGGAGGCACACCGTCCCGGCAGAATTGAAGTGGTGTGCGGATCGATGTTCTCCGGAAAAACCGAAGAATTAATCCGAAGAATGAAGCGAGCTAGCTTCGCCAAACAGAAGGTGGAAATCTTCAAGCCGGCGATAGACACTCGTTACTCCGAAGACAATGTAGTGAGCCACGACCAGAACTCCATCCGGTCGACTCCGATTGAATCTTCTGGATCGATACTCTTGTTGGCTTCCGACATCGACGTGGTCGGTATCGACGAAGCCCAGTTCCTGGACAATGGCTTGGTGGAGGTCTGCAACGAACTCGCCAACCGTGGCGTACGCGTCATCGTGGCGGGTCTCGACATGGATTTCAAGGGAGTTCCCTTCGGTCCGATTCCGGCTCTCTGTGCCATCGCTGACGAGGTGACCAAGGTGCATGCCATCTGCGTGAAGTGCGGTGCCCTGGCATACGTAAGCCATCGACTGGTAAAGAACGACAAGCGTGTGCTTCTCGGCGAGAAGGACGAATATGAGCCACTCTGCCGCGACTGCTACCAGAAGGCTATCCATAATGAATTATAA
- the rsmI gene encoding 16S rRNA (cytidine(1402)-2'-O)-methyltransferase, whose translation MGILYIVPTPVGNMEDMTMRAIRVLKEADLVLAEDTRTSSVLLKHFDIRNRLVAHHKFNEHGTSSGIVERLKAGETIALISDAGTPGISDPGFYLAREAAKAGITVQTLPGPTACIPAIVSSGLPCDRFCFEGFIPQKKGRQTYLESLKDEVRTMIFYESPYRVVKTLQQFAEVFGEDRQVSCCREISKLHEESVRGTLAEVIAHFEETEPRGEFVIVLAGKDPKQLKEELKEKRREERKNRKNREE comes from the coding sequence ATGGGCATATTATATATCGTACCGACTCCAGTGGGCAACATGGAGGACATGACAATGCGAGCCATCAGGGTTCTGAAAGAGGCTGATTTGGTGCTCGCGGAGGACACTCGCACATCGAGCGTCCTGCTCAAGCATTTCGATATCCGAAATCGCTTAGTGGCGCATCATAAGTTTAATGAGCATGGCACGTCGTCGGGCATCGTAGAGCGATTGAAGGCTGGCGAAACCATCGCATTGATCAGTGATGCGGGAACCCCAGGCATCAGCGATCCGGGTTTCTACCTGGCTCGCGAGGCGGCTAAGGCGGGCATCACCGTGCAGACCCTTCCGGGGCCTACGGCATGCATCCCTGCCATCGTGTCGTCGGGATTGCCTTGTGACAGATTCTGCTTCGAGGGATTCATTCCGCAGAAGAAGGGGCGACAGACCTATCTGGAGTCTCTGAAAGATGAGGTGCGCACCATGATTTTCTATGAGTCACCTTATCGGGTGGTGAAAACGCTGCAGCAGTTTGCCGAAGTGTTCGGCGAAGACCGTCAGGTGAGCTGCTGTAGGGAAATCTCGAAGCTGCACGAGGAGAGCGTTCGCGGAACGCTTGCCGAAGTGATTGCGCATTTCGAGGAGACTGAGCCTAGGGGCGAGTTCGTTATCGTCCTGGCTGGCAAGGACCCGAAGCAACTGAAAGAAGAATTGAAAGAAAAGCGACGCGAAGAAAGAAAAAACAGAAAAAACAGAGAAGAATAA
- a CDS encoding nucleoside deaminase encodes MVDNQKKDEEFMRRALMEAQAAFDEDEIPVGAVIVCKDRIISRAHNLTEMLTDVTAHAEMQAITSGANMLGGKYLKDCTLYVTVEPCVMCAGALGWAQISRVVYGASDEKRGYTKYAPDALHPKTTVTSGVLEDECRALMQDFFQRKR; translated from the coding sequence ATGGTAGACAATCAGAAGAAAGACGAAGAATTTATGCGCCGTGCCCTGATGGAGGCACAGGCCGCATTCGATGAAGACGAGATTCCCGTGGGAGCCGTCATCGTATGTAAGGACAGGATTATCTCGCGTGCCCACAACCTCACGGAGATGCTCACCGACGTAACCGCCCACGCCGAAATGCAGGCCATTACCTCGGGTGCCAATATGCTGGGCGGAAAGTACCTGAAGGATTGCACGCTCTATGTCACCGTGGAACCTTGCGTGATGTGTGCCGGAGCCTTGGGATGGGCACAGATAAGCCGGGTAGTTTATGGTGCCAGCGACGAGAAGCGGGGGTATACAAAATATGCGCCCGATGCACTGCATCCTAAGACAACAGTTACATCGGGCGTATTGGAAGATGAGTGCCGCGCACTCATGCAGGATTTCTTTCAGAGAAAGAGATAA
- a CDS encoding YraN family protein — protein sequence MAEHNELGKWGEDEAALYLEDQGYVIIARDWKIGRRDLDILAYTPDGNTLVVVEVKTRTGEEYQQPEEAVTRGKMRNLAIAANAYVKECQVDKELRFDVISIVGCAHQVKSLQHLKDAFNPMLIL from the coding sequence ATGGCAGAGCATAATGAATTGGGAAAATGGGGAGAAGATGAAGCGGCGCTTTATCTGGAAGACCAGGGCTATGTGATTATCGCCCGTGACTGGAAGATAGGGCGGCGTGACCTCGACATTCTTGCCTATACTCCCGATGGCAACACGCTGGTGGTTGTAGAGGTGAAGACCCGCACCGGTGAGGAATACCAGCAGCCCGAAGAGGCAGTTACCCGGGGCAAGATGAGGAATCTTGCCATAGCTGCCAATGCTTATGTCAAGGAATGCCAGGTGGACAAAGAGCTGCGCTTTGATGTCATCTCCATCGTGGGATGCGCTCATCAGGTGAAGAGTCTCCAGCATCTGAAGGATGCCTTCAATCCCATGCTGATACTTTAA
- a CDS encoding biotin--[acetyl-CoA-carboxylase] ligase, which produces METKMIRMQEADSTNTFLKGMKSCEDDTIVVAVADYQTAGRGQGTHTWESEPGKNLLFSLLTCPTWVPVRQQFLLSEAGALAVKDALDTYTDGITLKWPNDVYWNDRKISGTLIETSIDSKGVKRCIFGIGVNINQMEFHSDAPNPVSLAQILGHEVDRDEVLQKIIEAFKKYYELLRRADYMDVSGIYHLSLYRRKGFHRYEDADGEFEGAFVEVEDDGHLILHDKKGMIRSYAVGEIRFLVNS; this is translated from the coding sequence ATGGAAACAAAGATGATACGAATGCAGGAAGCGGATTCCACGAATACCTTCCTGAAGGGAATGAAAAGCTGCGAGGATGATACGATTGTCGTTGCAGTGGCCGATTATCAGACGGCTGGTAGGGGACAGGGAACTCATACCTGGGAGAGTGAACCGGGCAAGAACCTCCTGTTCAGTTTGCTGACATGTCCAACGTGGGTACCCGTGCGCCAGCAGTTCCTGCTTTCAGAGGCGGGAGCCCTAGCCGTGAAGGATGCGCTGGATACCTATACTGACGGCATCACGCTGAAATGGCCTAACGATGTGTATTGGAACGACAGGAAAATCAGTGGTACGCTGATAGAGACCTCCATCGACTCCAAGGGCGTCAAGCGCTGCATCTTCGGCATCGGAGTCAACATCAACCAGATGGAGTTCCATAGCGATGCGCCTAATCCGGTATCCTTGGCTCAGATCCTGGGTCATGAGGTGGATAGGGATGAAGTGCTCCAGAAGATTATCGAGGCATTCAAGAAGTATTATGAACTGCTTCGTCGTGCCGACTACATGGATGTATCGGGCATCTACCATCTCTCACTCTATCGCCGCAAGGGCTTTCATCGCTATGAAGATGCCGATGGAGAGTTCGAGGGTGCCTTCGTAGAGGTGGAAGATGATGGCCATCTGATACTTCACGACAAGAAGGGAATGATTCGTTCGTATGCAGTTGGCGAAATTAGATTTTTAGTTAATAGTTAA
- the pyrH gene encoding UMP kinase: MAKFKRILLKLSGESLMGKQSFGIDPERLSDYAKQIKEVHEMGVQIGIVIGGGNIFRGLSGSQKGFDRVKGDQMGMCATVINSLALSSALGALGVKNKVLTAIRMEPIGEFYTKWKAIEAMEDGYICIFSAGTGSPYFTTDTGSSLRGIEIEADVMLKGTRVDGIYTADPEKDPTATKFSDITYDEIYTKGLKVMDLTATTMCKENNLPIYVFNMDIVGNLKKVMEGEEIGTLVHN; the protein is encoded by the coding sequence ATGGCAAAGTTTAAAAGAATTCTTTTGAAGTTGAGCGGTGAGAGCCTGATGGGCAAGCAGAGTTTCGGTATCGATCCTGAGCGCTTGAGTGATTATGCAAAGCAGATTAAGGAAGTTCACGAGATGGGCGTACAGATTGGTATCGTTATCGGCGGTGGCAACATCTTCCGTGGTCTGAGCGGAAGCCAGAAGGGTTTCGACCGTGTGAAGGGCGACCAGATGGGTATGTGTGCCACCGTTATCAACTCCCTCGCCTTGAGCAGCGCACTCGGTGCATTGGGCGTTAAGAACAAGGTGCTCACAGCTATCCGCATGGAACCTATCGGTGAGTTCTACACCAAGTGGAAGGCTATCGAGGCTATGGAGGATGGCTATATCTGCATCTTCTCTGCCGGTACAGGCAGTCCATACTTCACCACAGATACTGGTTCTTCGCTCCGTGGCATCGAAATCGAGGCAGACGTGATGCTCAAGGGTACTCGTGTGGATGGTATCTATACAGCCGACCCAGAGAAGGATCCTACTGCTACCAAGTTCAGCGACATCACTTACGATGAGATTTACACCAAGGGCTTGAAGGTGATGGACCTTACTGCTACTACCATGTGTAAGGAGAACAATCTTCCTATTTACGTATTCAACATGGATATCGTGGGCAACCTGAAGAAGGTGATGGAAGGTGAGGAGATTGGAACCCTTGTTCACAATTAA